A genomic stretch from Vulpes lagopus strain Blue_001 chromosome 11, ASM1834538v1, whole genome shotgun sequence includes:
- the LOC121471896 gene encoding olfactory receptor 5B12-like, which yields MTLMENVSEVTEFILVGLTDALEMQVPLFTVFTIIYFIILVGNVGMIVLILLDSRLHTPMYFFLSNLSFVDCVYASAVTPKVMVGFLTKDKIISYNACAAQMFFFSAFATIESFLLASMAFDRHAAVCKPLHYATIMTSAMYTSLATGSYISGLLQSSIHVALTFHLSFCRSNIINHFFCDIPALLALSCSDIYMNEIVLFILAAFNVLFTLLVILNSYLFIFIAILGMHSAEGQKKAFSTCASHLTTVSIFYGTIIFMYLQPTSSHSMDTDKMASIFYTMVIPMLNPLIYSLRNKEVKSAFQKVVGKAKSSLGLAY from the coding sequence TTCTTGTGGGGTTAACAGATGCCCTGGAGATGCAGGTCCCTTTATTTACAGTCTTCACTATCATTTACTTCATCATTCTGGTTGGGAATGTTGGGATGATCGTGTTGATTCTGCTGGATTCTCGTCTCCACActcccatgtacttcttcctcagcAACCTCTCCTTTGTGGACTGTGTTTATGCCTCAGCTGTCACTCCCAAGGTAATGGTGGGATTTCTCACAAAAGACAAGATCATCTCCTACAATGCATGTGCTGCCCAGATGTTCTTCTTTTCAGCCTTTGCCACTATTGAAAGTTTCCTTTTGGCCTCAATGGCTTTTGACCGCCACGCAGCAGTGTGTAAACCCCTGCATTACGCCACCATCATGACAAGTGCTATGTATACCTCACTGGCCACTGGTTCCTACATCTCTGGACTCTTGCAGTCCTCCATCCATGTTGCCCTCACCTTTCACCTCTCTTTCTGTCGTTCCAACATAATTAATCACTTTTTCTGTGACATTCCCGCACTGTtggctctctcttgctctgaTATCTACATGAATGAGATTGTGCTCTTCATATTGGCAGCATTCAATGTCCTTTTCACCCTCTTGGTTATCTTGAATTcttatctgttcatttttattgctatcCTGGGAATGCACTCAGCTGAGGGACAGAAGAAGGCTTTCTCCACCTGTGCATCCCACCTGACCACTGTCTCCATCTTCTATGGGACAATCATCTTCATGTACTTACAGCCAACTTCTAGTCATTCCATGGATACAGACAAAATGGCATCCATATTCTACACCATGGTCATCCCCATGCTGAACCCTTTGATCTATAGTCTAAGGAACAAAGAAGTCAAGAGTGCATTTCAGAAAGTGGTTGGAAAAGCAAAGTCTTCACTGGGTTTAGCGTACTAA